In the Wyeomyia smithii strain HCP4-BCI-WySm-NY-G18 chromosome 2, ASM2978416v1, whole genome shotgun sequence genome, one interval contains:
- the LOC129724390 gene encoding solute carrier organic anion transporter family member 74D-like, with protein MLTVQYRPEDVQCGLGFCRGRLPQRLASKKLYVILFSFLNCMMASAASYFYGTLTTVEKSLQISSKNVGMITAGGELSFLMSSLFLSHYAANKRKPPWIAFGVLSVALSCFVSALPHFIAEPNLDNALRVDLNISTSNIEGNNLCDENRPPPDCSSDVGNLIPQLLLLLGTSLSGLGTSLYATLGITYLDDNVKKEKVPFLSSVSSFGRNLGPMVGFSLASLCLKLFIVPGIEPPYENSDPRWIGAWWLGWIVLGSVILLAAPLFASFPRMLPRAAERRLLEKQDTEADTKSASWRDFFKTFKRLITNKVYLFNNIACVFYCYGAMPYLLFQTKYLEIQYQLTPSQANMVTGSVSLVFAALGILIAGAVVQKLKPSARQLAGWNILTGVCAATAVLLYSVLGCNNLNNTSIIENSRDVTCFAECNCEFVKYAPICGADGNTYISPCHAGCREQINLDSGSTVFSDCACINKNLNISVDIPETASTILVSCKSFRKYIFLTIIPQPSGTATSGGCPIDCRMPFFLFLLVMCLNKFIDGTESASNFLIALRCVREQDKPFSMGLSMTINRLGTFLPAPIIFGIIIDRTCLLWGRSCDENLQGNCWLYDGLELRTTMNYFSAAFILTGASFDVGTWYYAKNLKIFNDDRNVRNSAEEVNIS; from the exons ATGTTGACGGTGCAGTACCGACCCGAAGATGTGCAGTGTGGATTAGGATTTTGTCGCGGTAGATTACCGCAACGTTTGGCCAGCAAGAAACTGTACGTCATCTTGTTCAGCTTTCTCAACTGCATGATGGCATCGGCGGCTTCCTATTTTTACGGGACACTAACGACGGTGGAGAAAAGTTTACAGATATCGTCGAAAAATGTCGGTATGATAACGGCAGGTGGTGAATTGTCCTTCCTCATGTCGTCCCTATTCTTGTCGCACTACGCCGCCAACAAGCGGAAGCCCCCGTGGATAGCCTTTGGCGTTTTGAGTGTGGCTCTGTCATGCTTTGTAAGTGCCTTGCCACATTTTATCGCGGAACCAAATCTTGACAATGCCTTGCGAGTGGATTTAAATATTTCAACATCGAACATCGAAGGGAACAACTTGTGCGATGAGAATCGACCACCTCCGGACTGTTCGTCAGATGTGGGCAACCTGATTCCACAACTACTTCTGCTTCTGGGCACTTCGCTATCCGGACTGGGAACATCTTTGTATGCAACACTTGGGATAACATATTTGGATGATAATGTGAAGAAGGAGAAAGTTCCCTTCCTGTCCAGTGTTTCTTCATTTGGACGAAATCTTGGGCCAATGGTTGGTTTCTCGTTAGCGTCCTTGtgtttaaaattattcattGTTCCGGGTATTGAACCGCCTTATGAAAACTCAGACCCGCGTTGGATAGGTGCATGGTGGCTCGGATGGATTGTCCTCGGCAGTGTGATACTACTAGCAGCTCCGTTATTCG ccagttttcccagaatgtTACCCAGGGCAGCGGAGCGGAGACTATTAGAAAAACAAGATACCGAAGCTGATACCAAATCCGCCTCTTGGcgagatttttttaaaacattcaagcGACTTATCACGAACAAAGTCTATTTGTTCAACAACATTGCGTGTGTATTCTACTGCTACGGAGCTATGCCGTATCTTCTATTTCAGACCAAATACCTGGAGATTCAATACCAGCTAACGCCATCGCAGGCGAA TATGGTGACGGGTTCGGTTTCGCTGGTGTTCGCAGCCTTGGGGATACTGATTGCCGGCGCGGTTGTTCAGAAACTGAAACCATCTGCTAGGCAACTGGCTGGTTGGAACATTCTTACCGGTGTTTGTGCTGCTACGGCGGTACTACTTTACTCAGTGCTCGGTTGCAACAATTTAAACAATACATCAATTATAGAAAA CTCTAGAGACGTCACATGTTTTGCGGAATGTAATTGTGAGTTCGTAAAATACGCACCAATCTGTGGCGCAGATGGAAACACTTACATATCCCCGTGTCACGCAGGTTGTAGGGAACAAATAAACCTGGATAGCGGATCTACT GTTTTTAGTGATTGTGCATGTATCAACAAGAATCTGAATATATCTGTAGACATTCCTGAAACTGCTTCAACCATTCTGGTAAGTTGTAAATCattcagaaaatatatttttcttacGATCATTCCACAGCCTTCAGGAACCGCCACTTCGGGAGGATGTCCAATCGATTGCCGGATGCCCTTCTTCTTGTTCCTATTGGTTATGTGTCTGAACAAGTTCATCGACGGCACCGAGTCGGCATCCAACTTTTTGATTGCACTCCGCTGTGTCCGGGAGCAGGACAAACCCTTCTCGATGGGACTGTCGATGACGATCAACAGGCTAGGAACGTTTCTACCGGCGCCCATCATTTTCGGTATTATCATCGATCGAACGTGTCTGCTGTGGGGACGCTCTTGCGATGAGAACCTTCAGGGCAACTGCTGGCTGTACGATGGGTTGGAACTGCGAACAACGATGAACTACTTTTCGGCAGCGTTTATTCTGACGGGTGCAAGTTTTGATGTGGGTACATggtattatgcgaaaaatttgaaaatttttaatgatGATCGAAATGTGCGTAACAGTGCCGAAGAAGTAAATATCAGTTAG
- the LOC129719554 gene encoding uncharacterized protein LOC129719554, translating into MTWDLELLEDVRTENGVVVAANKETMKIEACGKAILHPACQKYGAEIPVHDVQFIPHLSTNLLSVVQIVKKGFKGVFQSSGCEIYNTQGKLVATGVVENDLFKLEQLEGAGHGASQAMLSSAIASAETWHKSLGHLNYNSEK; encoded by the coding sequence ATGACGTGGGATCTAGAACTGCTGGAAGACGTACGAACCGAAAATGGAGTTGTTGTTGCTGCAAACAAGGAAACGATGAAAATTGAAGCTTGTGGTAAAGCAATCCTTCATCCAGCGTGTCAGAAATATGGAGCTGAGATTCCAGTACACGATGTGCAATTCATCCCTCATCTTTCGACAAACCTTCTGTCGGTGGTGCAGATTGTGAAAAAAGGATTCAAGGGTGTATTTCAATCCAGCGGCTGCGAGATCTACAATACACAAGGTAAACTGGTAGCAACCGGAGTCGTCGAGAATGATTTATTCAAGCTGGAGCAGTTGGAAGGGGCTGGTCATGGGGCTAGTCAGGCAATGTTGAGCTCCGCCATTGCATCTGCAGAAACTTGGCATAAAAGCCTGGGACATCTCAACTACAACAGCGAGAAATGA
- the LOC129719555 gene encoding uncharacterized protein LOC129719555, which translates to MANSNPGIERLVGRENWSTWKSAVQTYLEVEDLWEAIEPKKNEDGSLEAVNPIKDKKARGKIILFLEPANFYHVRDAKTAREASTKPNNAFEEGGLTREVGLLYKLIRTDLESCGTMEAYANRIISTCHQLNEIGFTIPERFVGVLLLAGLPERYQPMVMVLKNSGTAITGGSIKTILLQEELFPSEKNSIRY; encoded by the coding sequence ATGGCGAATTCGAATCCCGGAATCGAGAGACTGGTTGGGAGAGAAAATTGGAGTACTTGGAAATCCGCCGTACAAACCTATCTCGAAGTTGAAGATCTTTGGGAAGCCATCGAACCTAAGAAAAATGAAGATGGAAGTTTGGAAGCGGTGAATCCTATCAAGGACAAGAAGGCCAGAGGAAAAATTATCTTGTTCCTGGAACCGGCAAATTTCTACCATGTACGTGATGCCAAAACAGCTCGGGAAGCTTCAACGAAGCCCAACAACGCGTTCGAGGAAGGTGGCCTGACGCGGGAAGTTGGTCTGCTTTACAAGCTGATTCGGACTGACCTAGAATCGTGCGGAACTATGGAAGCCTACGCGAACAGGATAATATCGACGTGCCACCAGTTAAACGAAATTGGATTCACGATCCCCGAACGGTTTGTAGGTGTTCTTTTGCTAGCTGGACTTCCTGAGCGATATCAACCCATGGTCATGGTTCTGAAAAACTCGGGAACAGCTATAACAGGGGGTTCTATAAAAACCATTCTGCTGCAGGAAGAGCTGTTTCCAAGTGAAAAAAACAGCATTCGTTACTAG